The region GATAGCAAGAAAGCAAACTTCAAGGCTGCAAAAAGTACATTGATTGACTTGAGGTTGGTGAATTAAAACACAATCAAGTCATTCCAAGGCTGTCAGGGGTCCTTATGGATAATAAGGGAAGAACAAGTGCGTGTGCCCTACACTCATACAGTATGCTTGTtcgtgtgtgtggggtggggtgtAGATGGAAATACCAGGCAAGACCCTGCAAGTTCATAGCAGAAATAATGAATGGCAGGCTGGGGCCAATAGTTATAGCAGGGTGTAGTCTGTGCAGAACAAATGGGCCTTGAGTTTTGGATCGAATATGAAGATTTTATCTGAATCCTTGAAAATCTAAACCAACCCTCAGAGTGTTTTCTGTTCCTGAATAAAGGAAGACTTTGTTTAAGTTGTAGGGATGTATTTATTTAGGTGACATGTCACAGGAAAATTTAAATGCCAGCaagtgattattattattatatatctCAGTATGTAATACTGTGATGTTATTATGTTATCCAACTACAAGCTTTCGGTGTTATCTCTACTTTTCAATAAGTAGCAAATAGTGGGTTTCATGTTCTTGATCCCCTCATGAGAACATATCAAATATACCTCCTATTCCACAATCAAGATTATTTCCCAACCCAGACTGCACACCACACGTGCAGGTGCTCGTATTTGTCATCAGAAATggtcaaataaaaaaactgataaataaatgaaaaaaatagaagtTGTACtattgaatttaaaatgatgaatgGCAGTTGAATGTTTGGATAATTACCTGAACGTTTTGACCATATGAAAACACACTTACATTAAATGAGCTATAGCCAATCTCGCCTTAATTCATCTCATGCACATCTATATGAAGAGGTATTAAAGACATACATTAATCATGGCTGTATGATCTCTTTTATTATCCTGATGTTCTTCTTCCCCAAGGCCACACTTCTTTAAGGGAGATGACGTTGAAGGATTAATGTATACTGAACTCATTTGTCAACAGCATTAGCCATTCTCTTAGTACAATaggaaaaaggaataaaaaagtGTCTGTGGTTTAGCTGTCTCAGAAATTATGAGGTATtaatttacatttgatttttcCATTTGGTCCTTTCAGCTATCAGCTGCATTGTCTCATTAAAAGTGGGTTATGGGAAAACTAACATGCTTTTGCAGAATTATTTTCTGGCAGtgatttctatttttctctGAGGATGTCAGGTGACTAACAGTAAGCAGAGTGTAAAACTATGTCTGGACTGAAACCTGACCTGGCCACAGCAAACTCGGGGTAAAACAGAAGTCAGCAAATCCAAATGTTTACTGCAGTGAATGACCTTGCTGAAGAATAAGTGGCGGAGCTAATGCCAGCGCAGTGCAACTTAAGGTCTACTTGTTAAACCTGCATTAAACTCTGTCTCCAACAACTCCTTGAGGAAATACTTGGCTTTTTAGCAACTAAATGTTCCATTAACTTCACCAGAAGGAAAACAAACTTTGTGGTCAGGTAGTGTACGATACATTTTTCACTGAAACCAGCTAAAACcaaatgttttctctgctggAAACAACACtggtgagagcagtgagagtgaaccaaaacattaaagttgtacgctgtaaaaccaaaacaacgagctgaaagacaccaacaaactAGTGAAGTGAAGCGTTAGATcattttctgtgggtttgtccCTTTGTGTGACACCCTTTGTTTACATAAAACATATATTGataagtgcagctttaaattgaATTTATATCAATTTACATCAGATGGAGTTATTAACATTATTCAGCAGCAGATCAGGAATACACCATACCGtagtttaaaaacaacattttctgacattttttatattgGTTTCAGTTAGACGGGGTTAAGTTGAGGTATGAATTTAGAAACACTCTCTATGAGATTTACACATAAAAATATGAAACCAGTCACAAGAAAATTGTGCACAAGACGTAGAACAGAACGACaccattttgtctgtgtgagcacaAATTAGATTATGTCTGGACTATAGTCTGAATGCAGCCTGGACAGGGTAGATCAGTGGGCAGCAACGGTAATAAAAGCAATGCTTACATTAAAGGAGTCTGTTCCTACTGGAGCCTGGTGCTTAAAATGTATGGTATGATATCACCTATACTGTTTGCATTCTCACTGTACTTTATGGCCTATTCTACGTCTAGAATAACTCACAGTCTATTCTTATTgtatatacatactgtatagtGCATCTCATGAACTCTAGCTTACACAATGGAGCTGCATATAATGGTGCTATTAAGCTATAAACCTGCCAACTGCTAATATACAACAAAATACTGACTTCCTCTCTTGTTCATTGTGCTGCATTCAAGGTAAGTCCTTGAAGCCTCGAGGGGCAGTGCTACAATAACTGACCAGATTATATCACTCAGCACCCAAAGGGCACCTACCACCCCACCTCGCACCCTCCTGctacctccctccctcacccagTTGTGTGGGATGTGGCATTGTTTAGTATTGATGAGATTGACCTTGAGGAAATCCCCTACTTTTCTCAAGTGGAGACTGTCAGTCTGATGAGTGCAGCCAAGGTAAACACATTTAATTAGCCAGCCAGCCGCCTGCGCGCCCATCTGACACCTCTCTAATGAGGAACCAGGCTGTTCTCACCTATCAGGGTTTATTTGGGAATGCAAAACTGGATTGGGTACTGGGAACACTGGGGACATAATGTCGGGAGCAGAGTagtcttcctccctccatcctgtaTTAGTCTCTGAGGCCGAGGCTGAGCCGAAGTTCTCCTTTCAGCAGGAACCCCCCGCTGGGTGAGGCATCGGTTTCAAAGAATTCAAATGTGCAGCGTGGCCCACAAGGCCTTTTTTCTATAGGTCGGGTGTGAGAAGCAGCCCTGCATGCTGGCTTCAATGTGTtgtttcagagggaaattgtATAACAAAGATTCAGCCCATCTGGGGGAAGTACGCCCAGCATGTCAAAAACGTTGCACACATTAACCCATGAACTTTGCTGTGGTCCCAGTGAAGGTGTTAATGTATGTGTAAATGAGTGTAAATATGTATGTAGAGCACTTAATTAACCATATAAGGACAAATGAAGCATATATCCAATCTAGTGTCATTTGGGAATACTTAAGTCCAAATAGGGAACTGCCCCTTGCTGCATACACGTATTCccttttacttaaaaaaaaatcaaattttaaatcCCCTCAGTGCTGTCTGAATGCCCAGATACAAAAATAGAACATTTTTTGTTGTGGATTCCCTGGTGAAAGAATGCTGTGctgttatttgaaaaaaaaattgggtcTGGTTCAAAAAGAGGGAATATTTGGGCTCCGCGAATATATCTAGGAGACATTTCACCCCAGAACACAATGGATGTTGTGATGCAGATTATCTATTGTCTATTGTCAGATTCCCCCAGCCTCACCCTGTGTTACCCCACAACACATCCCCTCTACTATTACTGGAAAAAACATAGAGCGAACCAGTGAATCCctaactctttttgttttcaaacacaTCCCACTAGCAAGCGCTTTGTCTGGCCTTGGCCCACTGTTGCCAGGGTGGTGGGACGCGACACTTCGTAAAAACAATTGATGAAACAGAACATGGCGTGAAGCGTGTCCAAGAACATAGTCTCCTAAACTAGTGGGACTGCACAGAGAATGTCTGCACTAGTCTTCCTTTTCCTTgtcctttaaaagaaaatgtcttttattaCTCACCATTCGTGTGCGCTGCAGATTGGTTGTGGCTGGTTTGGCAGAGAAGCCCCGAGAATTTGATGTGATCCACGATCAGACTTTCTTTGGAGAGAGGctgaaacaaaaatcagaaacaaactgttttaCATAATGCAATTTGTGCAAATTGAATTGATAATATTTGTGTGGTTATGAATgcaacagacagaacagagcatCTTGTGAAAAAGTTGGATACAGAACTGGgtgtattttgtgtttgcaggGATCAACAGGATTTCCTGTCTTTTGTGGCTTTCAACCAAATATAACTGTTTTCACTTACAAAATAGGATTTCCCATCACTAATATATAGGGTTTCTAATCAGACTTAAGATTTGTTCCAACTCCATATGTTTCAGATTTCTTTGGAGACATAGTGGTTCACAGATAAAGTATAAGGGGGATCAGTGAATGCTGGGGATTGAATAAATGAAATATCCCACAATGTCAAGCTCAGCAGAGCAAGATCTTCTTTCACGACAATAACTTTCTGGGTTACaataaagaaaattattttcagtgatAGCAGAAGCACACATGTTGTATCATGACTGAAGAACATGTTGCTCCACTGGAAAAACTGCAACTTACAGTATATTATCTGGTATGAATAACAATGAGATGTCATTAGGCCTTAGAAACTTAAATTATcagcatttaaattaaaaactgaacaagTGCCAACAAATGTAGATGGTCTCTTATTTCAATAAAACTCAGTAAATCCTGATGAACTTAAAATCTTCTGAGTCAAGTTTAAATTAATTATCACTTTCAGATCTAAAAATAGTGAGTTCAGGTGACAAAATATTCGATGCTGATGGATTCGAAAAATCATCAGCTTATTTGCATAGACTTCCCAGTAAGCACTGCACTAAGGTTAAAATTACCCGGAAATCctatttattaaaatgaaattaaaacttaAGAAAAGTTTGTCATTTTCAATTTATAAACTCTAAACTATAAACAAATTCAAAATTCTGTTTAGCTAtgacaacattttttaatacattttcagtgtgaaataGACATTGAAAAACAACACGATGAGCTCACAGATGTGTTCAAAACAGCCTTTCTTATTATAACAATTGTACATGCATGGTAACAGTCAAATCCCATTGCTCCTTGACTCTGAGTCAACCTGCAGAGCTCTGTCTGTACTTCAATGATGTCTAAttgaaacatacagtaaaagTATGACTGTTCCTTTCCCGTCTCATTACTTTGTCTCATTGGCTCCCTCCATCCTGCCCTCCCATCCACCTGCACATTCTAAAGAGGTGATCGCAGCGTTCAAATACCAGACTGTGATCACATCGCATGCTTGTCCCATGTGTACGCTTTCCTCTTTTTGTAAGCCCTACAGCCTCGCACACACATGGAGGCCCGGGCTGTTTCCTGCCTGCAAATGGAGCGAGGTATGTTTCTAATTATAAACCTGATGTAGGGTTAAGCACACTCTCCGCAGGCCACCACAGCCATCAGGATTTATGGTACCAAGGTCCAGGCTCCCAACCCTGAAACCCACCGGAGACGCAAAGCTGTTCACTTTCTGAGGCTGTAAATCAGAAATGTATGGCCGGTAGCTGCCAATTTGTTGCAAACTGATAGTGCTGTATCCTGCGGGAGGTGAGAAAACAAATCCGCTTCTCGAACTCTTGTTGAATTCGTATCACCTTAATGCCTTTGTTCTTGTCGGCTTCTCAAATATTAAACTTGTTCAGTAAACGGACTGACATGATGCCATGAAAAGTCCTGCATGAAGTGAGTGTGCATGAACAAGAATCCCAGTCAGCAGGTGCAGAAATATCCTTCACTACCATCATAATATGTGGGATTCATGCTGATTGGCTGTTAATAAATGTTATGAGCTACTGATGTTATCAACTGTGAATATACTAAAAAGCATTGGTGGCGGGTCTTGTTGAGGAAGTGCACCTTCCTGTATATCAAAAATAATTTAGATCAAACAAATGCTTTCTTTGAGCAGTTGCACATTTGCTTGAGAGTggattaaataaacaagatacAGCGTGTTtatttgtgagctttagagtTGTTGGTAGGTATATTTTTGGAACAGTTAGACGTGGTCTTTCCCAGCGTTTCCAGTTTTAATGCTAAACTAACCGCCCCCTGGCTTTAACTCCATGATTAACATAGTTACCGTACATGATAGTGGTATCAGTGTTCtaatctaactctcagcaagaaagcaaataagcgtatttcccaaaatgcatAAATATTCCTTGAATGTCTACTCATTGAGAAAAAATGTTAGATGTGGATGATGTGCCAAACAAGGTGGTCTGGCACATCACTTTAAGATCTATCTTGTTTATGTTTCCAGAACAATAAGATGTATTGTTAGTTCGTATGACGATGATGTTTTCAGCCTGTCATTGTCAAAGCACATGAGGAAATGAGCCATGTGTTTTGACAATGACAGGCCAAAAATGCCACTGACTGAAGAACAGCTTTATTTAATTGGTCTGAGTCAAATATCagaaaaatgtcactgaattaaacaaaaaattacaaaatatcaAAGGCCCACCACTGTTGCTACTGTTCCCATTTGGTCTTTACAAGATAAAAAATACTTATCTAAAATCTGAACTGAGCCAAAATGAACCCAGCTCTGGATTTTTTTTAGCCTGAGCCTTTTCATTATtgaaaacaagaggaaatcCTTCACAGACAGGAAGGTTTCCCTTTTGTGTAATAAAGATGCAAAATATTGTGCCAAAAACAATCTGGAATGTGGTAAACAATGTAAGGGAACAAACTAACCACATGGTAGGTGTGTGATTACCAGGATCTGGTATGGCTGAGCGGTTGATCATAGCAGCGTCATGTAAACCCCAGGGAGCAATGGCCTTAGTTTAGCACTTAGAGGGAGTGATCAAAACATGATTGTATCCAGGTTGCACTGTGATAAATGCCTCTTTGGGAATACACAGGCATACTTAAGAGTATAACACATCAGTTCTAAAAAGTTGCATGTGCCTTCCTATATATTGTTAATGACTAATGAGTCAGAGAAAAGCAGCCAAAATGTTCATAAACACAGGAAATTGTATTGaatataaaagcaaaataattCAGGCAGCGATAGAGTCGAGGTCAATGCAATATTGTTGATCATAGGAAGCTCGTCTCGCTTattaacaatgacaaaaacaaacagaggtgtGTCCGTAGTTGGATGTTGTGGAGCAAGACAGCCACAAGTCGAAGTGGGGTTTTCCTATGGTGGAGCAGGGCTCTCCAGGGCCCTTCAAGACatgaaagaagccctcagagcTGCCAGAATCCCTTTCAATACAGGGAGGTTttgcagaggaaaaaactccAATTCAGTACCTTTGTTCCTTTGTTCATGTTCTCAAGTGTTCGTCTGGGAACCCATAGGTGAATCGAGGATGTTCTTTAGCTAGGGTGTGACTGCAGCCACACAATAACAGCCCCTATCTGGTGAAAGGTAGTAGATGTATAGATGAACGTATAGATGAACAGAAGGCAGCAATGTAAACAACAGGCCACAAGGGGATAAACCATACAAAATATGGCCAGGGACATGTAAACCATACAGTTCCCTTGCATTATCAGCCGGTGCCAGAACAGGACATGTGGTTGTGTCTTTGCATCCGTGGCGTCATACTGAAGAAGCAACGAAAAGCAAAGAATGTGGTGATATAACTCAAAGTGACAAACTGTGATGAGGGTTTACAGTTACAGATGGGGATAGTTGCTGCAGAGTTTGGTGAGGTTACATGTTGTTAAAGCACATAATACTCACATAACAGCAGGTTCTGCCTAAATACTACCAATCACCAGTGGAGTGTATGAAATGAGCCAGCAACCTTCTGCTCCATCTGAATTGACAGCCTGGCCCGCTAATACTGTTCAGCTGCTAAACAAAATAGTTTGACCATTCGATACACATTTGAGGTACATCACATGGTGTCTAGTGCCACCTGGCGGTCTAAATAGATACTACAGCTCAGAGTGTGGCAATGAGTAGGGAtcaaagacaggaaataaagaaagatcAGTGAATGCAACCATGGACAATGTGGGGTCTGTCTGCAGCTAGGTTTACctaaaaaataaagtaataaataaataaaaatgaacaatttATTTCAACATAAGCTCAAGCACAGAGGATCGGAGTAAGAACCAGATTTTATTAGTAAGGATAACTACCGGCCTAAATggataaatgtttaaaacaagAAATCATCCTTTTGCATTCTATGAACATAAATCTcttgaaaaatataaataaataatttactgGAAAATAAGCACTTCATCAAATGTGCACTAATGCACGTGGTACACTGGACATATTTTGCACGTAAATCAATCGTGTTTGTATAACCGTACATGGCTGAAACCCTTCGCTAAtacagctttaaaacaaaatatgtatCTTAACTTTTTTATAATACTCAACCTGCGCAAACTTCATTTCCCACAACACTTTAATTATATTTAGGGTGCTCTGAATGAAGCCCGCCTCTTTTCTGTGATGAGAAATATGATTGGAGGACGGTCGGCAAAGCTAACCAATCAGCGTGAGTCTTCTCCAAAGAGAGAACTCTGATTGGTTTGTTCCCACAAGAACCGCGCCCCCTCCCGTTGTGTCCTTCTGCCCTGTAACAGGCAGTGACATCTGCACTTTATCaaggtaaacacacattttatccTCATTAATCGGAAATACAGTAATAATATTTAGTGTGTActtatatatacacagacagaATGTGCTTTTTTAGTCTTTATGGTCTTCAAAGAGCTGTCTTTTCTTGACATTTAGCTTACATAATACCGAAGACGTGCAATGTCAGTTTTGTAACTGTCCACTAGCCAGTCAGCTGCTTGCTTCGACTTGTTTCAGTGctgtattttgtgaaaacacGTGTCAAACACTGTGACTATACTGCCATATACTAATAATATTAAGATAATGTTTCGGAGAAATAGTACAGTAATTCATGAAGCTCAAAAATTAACCACAGCAGCGTTTAACAAGGAGTTACAAAAGTGATCTACAGCCTCTTGTGGTGTCACTATAATTTAAAGAGCTTTGTTACCCTATAAGAAACTGAAGTTGAACAAACTTGGATTTCTAAGAGACAATTTACATGATATGAAGGAGAAAGGATTTATCAAAAACTTTTATCCTAAGAATCTAATCCTGATTTCCAGTTTTTTCCTTTCCACTGGTGTAGTGAGACACTTCCATCACTGTTGCATAAATATACAAGATTCTCTCTGCACCTGTCGTAGCATCTTACATTAGCTTTCTCATATTGTATCATCATAAAtgcattacatttcattaataGATCTTTCTTCTGCTCACTGCTTAGGTGAAAACACTGCGAGACAACCACAGAGATGGAAGCCAGGGTGACGTCAGAGCCGAAATTCAACAGTGTGACGAACGGAGGGGCAAGGATTGTTgtgggtgatgatgatgatgaagttcTTAGGTATGGAGGAAAACCTCTGAGATCAGCAGCCTGTTTTGAAACTGGCACTCATCTGCTGTTCGAGGCACtgtagaaaaacatttaaattacaaCCAGAGCACACGTGTtttatgtctgtctctttttctccattctCTTTTAAACCCTCTTCCATCAAGTCCAACCGATCTCTCCGAGATGTTAGCAGAGGGGACCAAGGAGTCCCACGACAGAGCAGAGAACTGCCAGTTTGTCAAAGATTTCCTCAGAGGCCGCATCAAAAGGGAGCTGTTTAAGGTTGGGTTTCAAGTGTCCTGCACTGCTGTGACCCTTGATCTTGGTCAAATAGTGAAAGTCACCGAGGGAGTGACGACATATGggtttgtgtctgtgacacagttAAGATTTGTGCCCATTTGATCAGAAACAACATTACTAAGCTAATTTTAAAATCGTCAGTTGTCAAGAACATCAATTAGCACATCTAAACTCCCCATTCACCAGTATGGGATGTGTTACAGTTTCTGAAACTTTTACTCATTATTGCATAAATGCTACATTAGACAATACAGTTCCcatttcatctgtgaatgtgtccCACTTCTTtccgtctctctctgttgtcagaGAGGTACAGTAGCTCTTTACTTCGTCTACTCAGCCATGGAGGAGGAGATCGAGAAGAACAAAGACCATCCTCACATCGCACCGATCTATTTCCCAGCAGAGCTTCACAGGCGTGAGGCCTTGGCCCGGGATCTTGAGTATTTCTACGGAGAGGACTGGGAGAGCCAGGTCAGCAGAGAGCACACAGAGGCTGCATGTCAGTCTCATGACATAAAGGTTACAAGGTGGAGTCTCAAACATGGCTGGTCTTTTATAGACCAACAATCACCTGGTTATTCTTGCACCACCACTGATATTTAGACATGGACTACTTTAAATTCTGATTAAGGCACCTTGaatattaattttgtgttttctaattttctttcctttgcagAGACTAATATAAAATGgattacaacaaaaacaaacttcatgtgaaaaaaacaagacatggcAGCAAGTTTTGTGACTCAACTGCAAAGCCTCCTGAACTTCTTTATGCTCTCCCTCACAGATCAGCCTCTCCACAGGCACCAAGCCCTACGTGGACCGCATCCACGAGGTGGGAGAGACAGATCCAGTGCTGCTGGTTGCCCACTCCTACACCCGCTACATGGGTGACCTCTCAGGTGGACAGATCCTGAAGAAAGTAGCCCAGAGGGCACTGAAGCTCCCCTCAACGGGTGAGGGTCTCAACTTTTACCAGTTCGAGGGCATCCACAGTCACAAGGGCTTCAAGCAGCTTTACAGAAGCAGGATGAATGAGCTGGAACTGGACACTGAGACCAAAGAGAGGATTGTGGACGAGTCCAACCGGGCCTTTGGCTTTAACATGATGGTGGGGAGAGTCCTGATAACAGATGTTTACAAAAATCAACATGATATAGAAACACTATGCAGAAAAACAgtggcagaaaaagaaaaaagtatgaCTATAATCTGCTTTTACTCTGAAAACAGGTATTCACAGAGCTTGAAGAGATTGGGAAGACCATCAAAGAGGAAGTCCAAGATGCAGGTCTTGGACATAGTCATGCAGAGATCATGCAGGGAGGCGACATCAACAAGTGCCCCTACTACGCTGCAAAAATGGGTAAGACATTATTTGAAGGGTTTAGGTCTGAAAGAAGCACTAATTCCCAAACAGTGTTtataagagaaaagaaaaagcttaaAACCTCAGGTATCAATATGACAACAGTGTTGCAGACTCACCCCTCTGCGTTTTAGAGATAGTTTAGTGATTGAGCCCAGGTAACAGGCCACTTGAATTATCTACCTGTAATGGAGCATATCCAGTAATGAAATCTGCCATATGCTACTGTAACTACACTGACAATGTTGAAACCCAACCATGAAAAGGTCTTGATGAATCTAATCTTCCTGCTTggcctcttttcctctgctctccatccctcacttcctccacctcctctacAGCTGTCAGTGGAAATCCCACCTATGCGTGCCAGTTAGCCATGATGCTTCTCAGACATCCGCCCTGTCAGGTCGCTCTGGCTGCCTGGGTGGCCGTTCTCGCTGGGTTCGCTGCCTGGTACCTGCTGTGAGCTCTGACACACTCGGTCTAACAATAATCACGTCTGAGCCAAGAGAGGAGGACGCTGGTGCGTGTGGCCTTTCTCGTTTCCTCTGACTCGTACCGTCTGAAAGTTGCACGCGATAAACcagaaactgaacattatttaaataatgttttgtgCCAAACCTATGATGCATTTGtttattgacattttgtgttctctgttgttatttcttcttattttcCCTAATTGGAACACCCGGTTTTATGCTTCTGAAACTGCTAATAGCAGTGAACTAGCTTTTGTAAAGATGCAGCTGTACTGTGGTCACAAAGAGAAGTGGTTTGTATTCAGTGGTAATATGCAGACATTTTACCACATAGAAATAT is a window of Toxotes jaculatrix isolate fToxJac2 chromosome 4, fToxJac2.pri, whole genome shotgun sequence DNA encoding:
- the hmox2a gene encoding heme oxygenase 2a codes for the protein MEARVTSEPKFNSVTNGGARIVVGDDDDEVLSPTDLSEMLAEGTKESHDRAENCQFVKDFLRGRIKRELFKRGTVALYFVYSAMEEEIEKNKDHPHIAPIYFPAELHRREALARDLEYFYGEDWESQISLSTGTKPYVDRIHEVGETDPVLLVAHSYTRYMGDLSGGQILKKVAQRALKLPSTGEGLNFYQFEGIHSHKGFKQLYRSRMNELELDTETKERIVDESNRAFGFNMMVFTELEEIGKTIKEEVQDAGLGHSHAEIMQGGDINKCPYYAAKMAVSGNPTYACQLAMMLLRHPPCQVALAAWVAVLAGFAAWYLL